In one window of Mytilus galloprovincialis chromosome 6, xbMytGall1.hap1.1, whole genome shotgun sequence DNA:
- the LOC143078915 gene encoding small ribosomal subunit protein eS19-like, whose product MGISVKDVDPHDYTKALAAFLKKSGKMKVPDWAIIVKLGRFKELAPYDEDWYYIRAASICRHLYIRSPCGVANFTKIYGGRKRNGTAPSHFCRSSTSVSRKILQSLETLKLVEKDGNNSGRKLTAQGRKDLDRIAAQVKEKQSKIPKLL is encoded by the exons atggGTATCTCAGTCAAGGACGTTGATCCACATGATTACACAAAGGCACTTGCTGCCTTCCTGAAGAA ATCTGGAAAGATGAAGGTTCCAGATTGGGCTATCATCGTCAAATTAGGCAGATTCAAGGAATTAGCACCTTACGATGAGGACTGGTACTATATCCGTGCAG cttCCATCTGCAGACATTTGTACATTAGGTCTCCATGTGGTGTGGCCAACTTCACCAAGATCTATGGAG gaAGAAAAAGGAACGGTACCGCTCCTAGCCATTTTTGCAGAAGTTCAACCAGTGTCTCCCGTAAAATTTTACAGTCACTGGAAACACTAAAACTTGTAGAAAAGGACGGAAATAACTCTGGCAGAAAGCTAACTGCTCAAGGCCGAAAAGATTTGGACAGAATTGCAGCCCAAGTGAAAGAAAAgcaatccaaaattccaaagctGTTGTAA
- the LOC143078911 gene encoding uncharacterized protein LOC143078911 isoform X2, with protein sequence MACVHPPTRRNKIHAIPVFRRSHTIGQDWNRYPSSKWQTENQVRYKVLDFSRTPRDSPPFLVTTLDDRYHNPHSKQIFHIKRINNKPVCSVNTWSNYPNEMEKKTQNKTIYNSSFEQRTPDVRVLIKNQDKHVLAQGIVPFDQPEDKYDVKEEMFLPICDTTRIPSAPNPHRYLLRKKKIPAPHQPMGIFYPESPQPDLPPERPQTQCDKVSISTLCGQEFTRRKYIPQPRGNFVPGAFDGGAPQIQTQKFNERFLPLVRVGPII encoded by the exons atGGCGTGTGTTCACCCTCCCACGAGGAGGAATAAGATCCATGCCATTCCAGTTTTTAGAAGGAGTCATACCATTGGACAAGACTG GAACAGATATCCAAGTTCGAAGTGGCAAACAGAAAACCAGGTTCGATACAAAGTACTGGACTTCTCCCGTACCCCTCGAGACAGTCCGCCGTTCCTTGTAACCACTTTAGATGACAGATATCATAATCCACATTCCAAACAGATATTTCACATCAAAAGAATTAACAATAAG CCTGTGTGCAGTGTTAATACATGGAGTAACTATCCAAATGAAATGGAAAAGAAGacacaaaataaaactatttataattcATCTTTTGAACAACGAACTCCAGATGTCAGAGTCTTGATCAAAAATCAAGATAAGCATGTTTTAGCACAAGGAATCG TTCCCTTTGATCAACCCGAAGACAAGTACGACGTGAAAGAAGAAATGTTTCTACCCATCTGTGATACC ACCAGAATACCATCAGCGCCGAATCCTCACAGGTATTTGCTAAGGAAGAAAAAGATACCAGCTCCACATCAGC CCATGGGAATATTTTATCCAGAAAGTCCACAGCCAGATCTACCACCCGAAAGACCACAAACACAATGTGACAAAGTCAGCATCTCCACGCTATGTGGTCAAGAATTTACTAGAAGGAAATATATTCCACAGCCAAGGGGAAATTTTGTACCAGGTG caTTTGATGGTGGTGCACCCCAGATACAGACACAAAAGTTCAATGAAAGGTTTCTACCACTGGTGCGAGTTGGGCCTATTATTTGA
- the LOC143078911 gene encoding uncharacterized protein LOC143078911 isoform X1: MLERDHQVKLKRPNVYPYARHKWVNDLIAKVQAKKKEAVCKEGQKDRKNRLPFITGEHTAKNRYPSSKWQTENQVRYKVLDFSRTPRDSPPFLVTTLDDRYHNPHSKQIFHIKRINNKPVCSVNTWSNYPNEMEKKTQNKTIYNSSFEQRTPDVRVLIKNQDKHVLAQGIVPFDQPEDKYDVKEEMFLPICDTTRIPSAPNPHRYLLRKKKIPAPHQPMGIFYPESPQPDLPPERPQTQCDKVSISTLCGQEFTRRKYIPQPRGNFVPGAFDGGAPQIQTQKFNERFLPLVRVGPII; this comes from the exons ATGCTAGAACGCGACCATCAAGTGAAATTAAAGCGGCCAAATGTATACCCTTATGCAAGACATAAATG GGTAAACGATTTAATTGCGAAAGTACAAGCTAAAAAGAAAGAAGCAGTATGCAAGGAAGGACAAAAAGACAGAAAGAACAGACTGCCTTTCATCACTGGAGAACACACAGCCAA GAACAGATATCCAAGTTCGAAGTGGCAAACAGAAAACCAGGTTCGATACAAAGTACTGGACTTCTCCCGTACCCCTCGAGACAGTCCGCCGTTCCTTGTAACCACTTTAGATGACAGATATCATAATCCACATTCCAAACAGATATTTCACATCAAAAGAATTAACAATAAG CCTGTGTGCAGTGTTAATACATGGAGTAACTATCCAAATGAAATGGAAAAGAAGacacaaaataaaactatttataattcATCTTTTGAACAACGAACTCCAGATGTCAGAGTCTTGATCAAAAATCAAGATAAGCATGTTTTAGCACAAGGAATCG TTCCCTTTGATCAACCCGAAGACAAGTACGACGTGAAAGAAGAAATGTTTCTACCCATCTGTGATACC ACCAGAATACCATCAGCGCCGAATCCTCACAGGTATTTGCTAAGGAAGAAAAAGATACCAGCTCCACATCAGC CCATGGGAATATTTTATCCAGAAAGTCCACAGCCAGATCTACCACCCGAAAGACCACAAACACAATGTGACAAAGTCAGCATCTCCACGCTATGTGGTCAAGAATTTACTAGAAGGAAATATATTCCACAGCCAAGGGGAAATTTTGTACCAGGTG caTTTGATGGTGGTGCACCCCAGATACAGACACAAAAGTTCAATGAAAGGTTTCTACCACTGGTGCGAGTTGGGCCTATTATTTGA